DNA from Rhodopirellula bahusiensis:
GGAACTGATACTCCATGATGTTGCCGGTATCGAAGTGCACTCGCACGTGATCACTTTGGAAACTGTCGACGAACTCAGCCATCTCCATCGGCGACATCAAGAAACCGTTGAAGAAGATGTTTTCCATGTTCAGTTTGACGTTCAACTTCTCCGCCTGAGGAAGCAGTTTGCCAATGGCTTCGCGAGCCCGCCGGTCGCAGACGTCGTTGGGCGTTGGGTCGTGGTCTTCACGCCAAGGCATGTGAACCGCACCGGGGACGACCAACAAGTTTTCCGTGCCCAGATCGTGTGCCGCCTGAGTCATCTTGCTCGCCAGTTCCATCCCACGGGCCCGTTCGGCCGGATCGTTGCTGGTCAGCGGATACGGCCAAAACAGAAACGAGCACAGACCGCTGATCGCGATGCCGATCTCGTCGGCCATCTTGCGGATCTCGGTGAATTCTTTGGTTCCTGATTTAGGTGACAGGTCACTGTCGAGATCGTAGTTCAGCTCGATGCCATCAAACCCGGCGTCCTTGGCCAGCTGCAAGCATTCCTTCAGCGACATCTTATCGGGGTAGGGAAACGCCCAAAGGTTGATCGACTTTTTGAACTGATACTTCGGTTGTGATTGTTTGAAAGGCGCAGCGGTCGCGATTGTGGTGGCTTGCGACGATCCCGCGGCGATGGCGGCGCTGCCAAATGCGGCGTAGCTCAGCCACTCACGACGATCGACGGCAGGTTTCGAGTTGGACTTGGGGTGGGATTTCACGAGGCGGGTTCCTTTTCAACATCAGGGTCAATGGAGGGTGGAACCAGCGTAACCGAACCGAATGTCAGCGTTGTGGATTGGCCGCAAATCCTACCCTTTCAACGTTTTGGCAATCGCGTCACAATGCGATCTCCCTTGATCCTTTGAACCGGCGAATTGACGTGAACGCACCCGAACCATCCGACTCGGCCACCCCAGATAAAACGCCGTCGAAGCACTTCATTCGCCAAGCGATTGATGCTGACTTGGAAGCCGGACGCTTTGACGGAGTTGCCACGCGATTCCCGCCGGAACCCAATGGTTACCTCCACATTGGACACGCGAAAAGTATTTGCCTGAACTTTGGTTTGGCCAAAGACATGGGCGGCACATGCAACCTGCGATTTGATGACACTAACCCCGTCAAAGAAGACACCGAGTACGTTGAGTCCATCCAAGACGACGTGCGTTGGTTGGGGTTTGAGTGGGACAACTTGCATTTCGCCAGCGACTACTTCGACCAACT
Protein-coding regions in this window:
- a CDS encoding sugar phosphate isomerase/epimerase family protein, giving the protein MKSHPKSNSKPAVDRREWLSYAAFGSAAIAAGSSQATTIATAAPFKQSQPKYQFKKSINLWAFPYPDKMSLKECLQLAKDAGFDGIELNYDLDSDLSPKSGTKEFTEIRKMADEIGIAISGLCSFLFWPYPLTSNDPAERARGMELASKMTQAAHDLGTENLLVVPGAVHMPWREDHDPTPNDVCDRRAREAIGKLLPQAEKLNVKLNMENIFFNGFLMSPMEMAEFVDSFQSDHVRVHFDTGNIMEYQFPEHWIPILGDRIQNVHLKEYTKKGSDHSLEAFRPLLDGTTNWPAVLKAFDTIGYDGYLTFEYFHPYAHFPEALIYQTSDSLDRMLGRERPRLA